A portion of the Pseudomonas protegens CHA0 genome contains these proteins:
- a CDS encoding PspA/IM30 family protein has product MNVWSKLLTALRGGANEAGEALVDSQALRILDQEIRDADQELRKSKEALAEIMARQKLAAERANGSAAKIAEYESYALKALEAGNEALAQEVAQKIANLENDLAVEREQADGFAASVAQLRKAVTQAEGNIKHLKQQVDTVKATESVQKAQQAVAQRYGGSQSKLHTAVESLERIKQKQAERAAKMDAAAELASTSSPDDALDAKLREAGIVAGSTSADSVLARLKDRSKS; this is encoded by the coding sequence ATGAACGTATGGAGCAAGCTGCTCACCGCGCTGCGCGGTGGTGCCAATGAGGCGGGCGAGGCCCTGGTGGACAGCCAGGCACTGAGGATTCTCGATCAGGAGATCCGCGACGCCGATCAGGAACTGCGCAAGTCCAAGGAAGCCCTGGCCGAGATCATGGCCCGGCAGAAACTCGCCGCCGAGCGCGCCAACGGCAGCGCGGCCAAGATCGCCGAGTATGAAAGCTACGCCCTCAAGGCCCTGGAAGCGGGCAACGAAGCCCTTGCCCAGGAAGTGGCGCAAAAGATCGCCAACCTGGAAAATGACCTGGCCGTGGAGCGTGAGCAGGCCGATGGTTTTGCCGCCAGCGTCGCGCAGTTGCGCAAGGCCGTGACCCAGGCCGAGGGCAATATCAAGCATTTGAAACAACAGGTGGATACCGTCAAGGCCACCGAAAGCGTGCAGAAGGCCCAGCAGGCCGTGGCCCAGCGCTACGGCGGCTCCCAGAGCAAGCTGCACACCGCCGTGGAGTCCCTGGAGCGGATCAAGCAGAAGCAGGCCGAGCGCGCGGCAAAGATGGACGCCGCGGCCGAGCTGGCCAGTACCAGCAGCCCGGACGATGCCCTGGATGCCAAGTTGCGTGAAGCCGGGATCGTTGCCGGCAGCACCAGCGCCGACAGCGTGCTGGCGCGCCTCAAGGACCGTAGCAAGTCCTGA
- a CDS encoding flotillin family protein encodes MNLPSLLPILLGIGLVVLVVFGLLALFKAFYIKVPQGTALIVNDMSSTPKVHFTGALVYPVIHLKEFMRISLITLEVDRRAKDGLICRDNMRADITVAFYLRVNETQEDVLKVAKAIGVDRASDRAAVNELFNAKFSEALKTVGKQFDFVQLFENRQDFRDRIIEIIGNDLNGYVLEDVAIDYLEQTAKHSLDPSNILDAEGIRKITELTAAQNVITNELERNQELAIQKKNVETREASLSLERQQADAEARQKREIETIRAREEAETAKVKEEERLKAEQARIQSQQEIDVRTENHQREVEVAQQNRQRAVVIEVEKVTRAKDLEVVAREREVELQRIEKEKALEEQRKNIATVIRERVAVEKTVAQEEERIKEVREVSEAERAKQVVVIQAQAEAEQDLVRQVKQAEADETRSKHKAVEINNLAQAELEAAAKQAEAKKRLAEGLEAERAAPGLADARVLEITAAAQEKEGLAQARVRTEQLIAEARGEQEKGLADARIMEAQAAAKEKDGLAEAKVMEEKLGAQARGEEQLGAAKAKATKDLGSAEAEVLLQRLNAEAEGLGKKFGALDSLSDSARQHEEFRMQLEKNFEEAMAAIAANKEIAKDQAEVLSAALSKAKIEIVGGEGDFFNSFAKSLSVGKAIEGVVGKSPVVQDVLARLLNGKGAPAVAAELAAAAVTRKADAPSAEA; translated from the coding sequence ATGAATTTACCGTCGCTGCTGCCCATCCTGCTCGGGATCGGCCTCGTCGTCCTGGTGGTCTTCGGCCTGTTGGCCTTGTTCAAGGCCTTCTATATCAAGGTTCCCCAAGGCACGGCGTTGATTGTCAACGACATGTCCTCGACCCCCAAGGTGCATTTCACCGGTGCCCTGGTGTACCCGGTGATCCACCTCAAGGAGTTCATGCGCATCTCGCTGATCACCCTGGAAGTCGACCGTCGGGCCAAGGACGGGCTGATCTGCCGCGACAACATGCGCGCCGACATCACCGTGGCCTTCTACCTGCGGGTCAATGAAACCCAGGAAGACGTGCTCAAGGTGGCCAAGGCCATCGGTGTCGACCGTGCCTCCGACCGCGCCGCGGTCAACGAACTGTTCAACGCCAAGTTCTCCGAAGCGCTGAAGACCGTGGGCAAGCAGTTCGATTTCGTCCAGCTGTTCGAGAACCGCCAGGACTTCCGCGACCGCATCATCGAGATCATCGGCAACGACCTCAACGGCTATGTGCTGGAAGACGTGGCCATCGACTACCTGGAGCAGACCGCCAAGCACTCCCTGGACCCGAGCAACATTCTCGACGCCGAGGGTATCCGCAAGATCACCGAGCTGACCGCGGCGCAGAACGTCATCACCAACGAACTGGAGCGTAACCAGGAACTGGCGATCCAGAAGAAGAACGTCGAGACCCGCGAAGCCTCGCTGTCCCTCGAACGCCAGCAGGCCGATGCCGAAGCCCGGCAGAAGCGCGAGATCGAAACCATCCGTGCCCGCGAGGAAGCCGAGACCGCCAAGGTCAAGGAAGAAGAGCGCCTGAAGGCCGAACAGGCACGCATTCAGTCCCAGCAGGAAATCGACGTGCGCACCGAGAACCATCAGCGCGAAGTCGAAGTGGCCCAGCAGAACCGCCAGCGTGCGGTGGTCATCGAAGTCGAGAAAGTCACCCGCGCCAAGGACCTGGAAGTGGTGGCCCGCGAGCGTGAAGTGGAACTGCAACGCATCGAGAAAGAAAAGGCTCTGGAAGAGCAGCGCAAGAACATCGCCACAGTGATCCGTGAGCGGGTAGCGGTGGAGAAGACCGTGGCCCAGGAGGAAGAGCGGATCAAGGAAGTGCGCGAAGTCTCCGAAGCCGAGCGCGCCAAGCAAGTGGTGGTGATCCAGGCCCAGGCCGAAGCCGAGCAGGACCTGGTGCGCCAGGTGAAGCAGGCCGAAGCCGACGAGACCCGTTCCAAGCACAAGGCCGTGGAAATCAACAACCTGGCTCAGGCCGAACTGGAAGCCGCGGCCAAACAGGCCGAAGCCAAGAAACGCCTGGCCGAAGGCCTGGAAGCCGAGCGCGCCGCGCCTGGCCTGGCCGATGCCCGCGTGCTGGAAATCACCGCAGCGGCCCAGGAAAAAGAAGGCCTGGCCCAGGCTCGCGTACGCACCGAGCAGCTGATTGCCGAAGCCCGTGGCGAGCAGGAAAAAGGCCTGGCCGACGCCCGCATCATGGAAGCCCAGGCGGCTGCCAAAGAGAAGGACGGCCTCGCTGAAGCCAAGGTCATGGAAGAGAAGCTCGGTGCCCAGGCCCGTGGCGAAGAACAGTTGGGCGCGGCCAAGGCCAAGGCCACCAAGGACCTGGGTTCGGCTGAAGCCGAAGTGCTGCTGCAGCGTCTGAACGCCGAAGCCGAAGGCCTGGGCAAGAAGTTCGGTGCCCTGGACTCCCTCAGCGACAGCGCACGTCAGCACGAAGAGTTCCGCATGCAATTGGAGAAGAACTTCGAGGAAGCGATGGCCGCCATCGCCGCCAACAAGGAAATCGCCAAGGACCAGGCCGAAGTGCTGTCCGCCGCCCTCAGCAAGGCCAAGATCGAGATCGTTGGTGGCGAAGGCGACTTCTTCAACTCCTTCGCCAAGTCGCTGTCGGTGGGCAAGGCCATCGAGGGCGTGGTGGGCAAGAGCCCGGTGGTCCAGGACGTCCTGGCACGCCTGCTCAATGGCAAGGGCGCTCCGGCCGTAGCCGCTGAGCTGGCCGCCGCTGCCGTTACGCGCAAGGCCGACGCTCCGTCTGCCGAAGCCTGA
- a CDS encoding DUF3509 domain-containing protein encodes MESISLLLSEALSPYQVALTPCGARGECLVTLKNAAGAIVVEREVNRAQLTDKRLLTDVVDGLHRDVLIAEGRLEPCVIAALRHAAEDKAFARRN; translated from the coding sequence ATGGAAAGTATCAGTCTTTTATTGAGTGAGGCCCTGAGCCCTTACCAGGTTGCTCTGACGCCTTGCGGGGCTCGGGGCGAATGCCTGGTGACCTTGAAGAATGCTGCCGGCGCCATCGTGGTGGAGCGTGAGGTCAATCGGGCCCAGCTCACTGACAAGCGCCTGCTCACTGATGTGGTGGACGGCCTGCACCGTGATGTGCTGATCGCCGAAGGCCGGCTCGAACCCTGCGTGATCGCCGCCCTGCGCCATGCCGCCGAAGACAAGGCGTTCGCCCGGCGCAATTGA
- a CDS encoding OB-fold-containig protein: MEIFLQTVLSFPTVLFSFMLCLAVIYWAVVAMGMLEVDLLDFEADSLLDSAHAGEGLAGLLIKFKLNGVPVTLVLTLLMFFSWFLTYFAELYVLSHLPLGWLRYPLGLLLAVLALFLAAPISATICRPLRPLFLKMEATSSKSVLGQTAVVRSGRVTLEHGEAVLEDGGAGLILRVRADEARAFKRGDRVVLLEYLEAQHAYRVITEDEFRGL; encoded by the coding sequence ATGGAAATCTTCCTGCAGACAGTGTTGTCGTTCCCCACAGTGCTGTTCAGCTTCATGCTCTGCCTGGCCGTGATCTACTGGGCCGTGGTGGCCATGGGCATGCTTGAAGTCGACCTGCTGGACTTTGAGGCCGACTCGCTGCTCGACAGTGCCCACGCCGGCGAAGGCCTGGCCGGGCTGCTGATCAAGTTCAAACTCAACGGGGTGCCGGTCACCCTGGTGCTGACCCTGCTGATGTTCTTCAGCTGGTTCCTGACCTATTTCGCCGAACTCTACGTGCTCAGCCACCTGCCCCTGGGTTGGCTGCGCTATCCCCTGGGCCTGTTGCTGGCGGTGCTCGCACTGTTCCTGGCAGCGCCCATCAGCGCGACGATCTGTCGTCCGCTGCGCCCGCTGTTTCTCAAGATGGAGGCCACCAGCAGCAAGTCGGTGCTGGGGCAGACGGCTGTGGTACGCAGCGGCAGAGTCACCCTGGAACATGGCGAAGCCGTGCTCGAGGACGGCGGCGCGGGCCTGATCCTGCGTGTGCGTGCCGATGAGGCACGAGCTTTCAAACGCGGCGATCGCGTCGTGTTACTGGAGTATCTGGAGGCGCAACACGCCTATCGGGTCATTACAGAGGACGAGTTTCGCGGCCTCTGA
- a CDS encoding response regulator transcription factor, protein MKATTNNKLRIILADDHPIFLIGLRAVLEQDDSLAIVGEASSPSALAQLMQEIECDVLVTDFMMPAEQQNDGLRLIEQLRRRHPDLPIVVVTMLNHPGLFRSILDLGVTGLLSKASLADELPTAIARARQHKPYIAQAIKQALSLAGEVGPDRLVSSDQLSPRELEVIRLLAAGHAVGEIAAQLNRSKQTVSAQKVSAMRKLGLSSEAALYIYVQEHGLS, encoded by the coding sequence TTGAAAGCAACGACGAACAACAAATTGCGCATCATCCTTGCCGACGACCACCCGATCTTCCTCATTGGCCTGCGCGCCGTCCTGGAACAGGACGACAGCCTGGCCATCGTCGGCGAGGCCAGCTCGCCCTCCGCCCTGGCGCAACTGATGCAGGAGATCGAATGCGATGTGCTGGTGACGGATTTCATGATGCCAGCCGAACAGCAGAACGACGGCCTGCGCCTGATCGAACAGCTGCGCCGCCGCCACCCCGACCTGCCCATCGTGGTGGTGACCATGCTCAACCACCCCGGGCTGTTCCGCTCGATCCTCGATCTGGGAGTAACGGGCCTGCTGAGCAAGGCCAGCCTGGCGGACGAGCTGCCGACTGCCATCGCCCGGGCGCGGCAACACAAGCCCTACATCGCCCAGGCCATCAAGCAGGCCCTGAGCCTGGCCGGCGAAGTGGGGCCGGACCGCCTGGTTTCCAGCGATCAGTTGTCGCCGCGGGAGCTGGAAGTGATCCGCCTGTTGGCCGCTGGCCATGCGGTCGGGGAAATTGCCGCGCAACTCAACCGCAGCAAGCAGACCGTCAGTGCGCAGAAGGTCAGTGCCATGCGCAAGCTCGGCCTGTCCAGCGAAGCCGCGCTGTACATCTACGTGCAGGAGCACGGGCTGTCCTAG
- a CDS encoding TIGR02285 family protein, which translates to MALATCLLWLPCAPGHAGEMLTWLLRDLPPLNIFEGQQKGRGVVDLLMPQLIASLPEYQHELVRVNRARGMQMLRDPSFTCDPALIWNKERAQWVAFSITSFRVLSNGLAIRRADREQIAHFIHDGKVDLHGLLDSGKELIGVVAERSYGQQLDNLLQQVAPQQIRAHYGNDALGSLLQMQRLGRLQLLLGYWPEIRYQAVQQGMDPQDLEFYPVEGTSKYQEIHVGCSDTPQGRKAITRINQALLKLREERLVELYAAWLDPGMRDEYRADARAYFQDLKDH; encoded by the coding sequence ATGGCGCTCGCGACCTGCCTGCTGTGGCTGCCCTGCGCCCCCGGCCACGCCGGCGAAATGCTCACCTGGCTGCTGCGCGACCTGCCGCCGCTGAATATTTTCGAGGGCCAGCAAAAAGGTCGAGGAGTGGTCGACCTGCTGATGCCGCAATTGATTGCCAGCCTGCCGGAGTACCAGCACGAACTGGTACGGGTCAATCGCGCCCGGGGCATGCAGATGTTGCGCGACCCTAGCTTCACCTGTGATCCGGCGCTGATCTGGAACAAGGAGCGTGCGCAATGGGTGGCCTTTTCCATCACCAGCTTTCGAGTGCTGAGCAATGGCCTGGCGATCCGCCGTGCCGACCGTGAACAGATCGCGCACTTCATCCATGACGGCAAGGTCGACCTGCATGGCCTGCTCGACAGCGGCAAGGAACTGATCGGGGTGGTGGCCGAGCGCAGCTACGGGCAACAGCTCGACAACCTGCTGCAGCAGGTTGCTCCGCAGCAAATCCGCGCCCACTACGGCAACGACGCCCTGGGCAGCCTGCTGCAGATGCAGCGCCTGGGGCGCCTGCAACTGCTGTTGGGCTACTGGCCGGAAATCCGCTACCAGGCCGTGCAGCAGGGCATGGACCCGCAGGATCTGGAGTTCTACCCGGTCGAAGGCACCAGCAAGTATCAGGAAATCCACGTCGGCTGCTCCGATACCCCGCAGGGCCGCAAAGCCATCACCCGGATCAACCAGGCCCTGCTCAAGCTGCGCGAGGAGCGACTGGTGGAGTTGTATGCCGCCTGGCTGGACCCCGGAATGCGCGATGAATACCGCGCCGATGCCCGGGCCTACTTCCAGGACTTGAAGGACCACTGA
- a CDS encoding CaiB/BaiF CoA transferase family protein, with amino-acid sequence MTSLSKPLAGLKVIELGTLIAGPFAARICAEFGAEVIKVESPDGGDPLRKWRKLYEGTSLWWFVQARNKKSLTLNLKHPEGLAVLKQLLGEADILIENFRPGVLEKLGLGWDVLHALNPKLVMVRLSGFGQTGPMKDQPGFGAVGESMGGLRYITGFEDRPPVRTGISIGDSIAALWGVIGALMALRHREVNGGQGQVVDVALYEAIFAMMESMVPEFDVFGFIRERSGNIMPGITPSSIHTSADGKHVQIGANGDAIFKRFMLLIGREDLANDPALASNDGRDTRRDELYGVIDRWVASLPLEQVLEQLNQAEVPASRIFSAEDMFHDPQFLAREMFLQARLPDGKAFKMPGIVPKLSQTPGSADWVGPELGEHSSEVLAGLGYSSEQIQDLRNSGAI; translated from the coding sequence ATGACCAGCCTCAGCAAGCCCCTCGCCGGATTGAAAGTGATAGAACTCGGCACCCTGATCGCCGGCCCTTTCGCCGCGCGCATCTGCGCCGAGTTCGGTGCCGAGGTGATCAAGGTCGAGTCACCCGATGGCGGTGATCCGCTGCGCAAGTGGCGCAAGCTGTATGAAGGCACCTCGCTGTGGTGGTTCGTCCAGGCACGCAACAAGAAGTCCCTGACCCTGAACCTCAAGCACCCGGAAGGCCTGGCGGTGCTCAAGCAACTGCTGGGCGAAGCGGACATCCTGATCGAGAACTTTCGCCCCGGCGTGCTGGAAAAACTCGGCCTGGGCTGGGACGTGCTGCACGCCCTCAACCCCAAACTGGTGATGGTGCGGCTATCGGGCTTTGGCCAGACCGGGCCGATGAAGGACCAACCGGGCTTCGGCGCGGTGGGCGAATCCATGGGCGGCCTGCGCTACATCACCGGTTTCGAGGACCGCCCACCGGTGCGCACCGGAATTTCCATCGGCGACTCCATCGCTGCCCTGTGGGGGGTGATCGGCGCGCTGATGGCGCTGCGTCACCGCGAGGTCAACGGCGGCCAGGGGCAGGTGGTGGACGTGGCGCTGTACGAGGCGATCTTCGCCATGATGGAAAGCATGGTTCCGGAGTTCGATGTATTCGGTTTCATCCGCGAACGCAGTGGCAACATCATGCCCGGCATCACCCCTTCGTCGATCCACACCAGTGCCGACGGCAAGCACGTGCAGATCGGCGCCAACGGCGATGCGATCTTCAAGCGCTTCATGCTCCTGATCGGCCGTGAGGACCTGGCCAATGACCCGGCCCTGGCCAGCAACGACGGGCGCGACACCCGCCGCGACGAACTCTATGGGGTGATCGATCGCTGGGTGGCGTCCCTGCCCCTGGAGCAGGTGCTGGAGCAGTTGAACCAGGCCGAAGTCCCGGCGAGCCGGATCTTCAGCGCCGAGGACATGTTCCACGACCCGCAATTCCTCGCCCGGGAAATGTTCCTCCAGGCCAGGCTGCCGGACGGCAAGGCCTTCAAGATGCCCGGCATCGTGCCAAAGCTCTCGCAGACTCCGGGCTCGGCCGACTGGGTCGGCCCCGAGCTCGGCGAACACTCCAGCGAAGTTCTGGCCGGCCTGGGCTACAGCAGCGAGCAGATCCAGGACCTGCGCAACTCTGGGGCAATCTAA
- a CDS encoding YjfI family protein produces MENKSSAHYQRLFRQRLRDQGLVKKEVWILPENAQALLAVERKLRQPSEGLAPVEKDGEMSMPQIWNARSLCQALVATELFSSGEASVELLEGAEPSLHVTMREYGDLPLFVALSGEQILVEALLWPQSEVTDVAAFNEEVLLSRQLFPLSSIGLETRFGGERHYMMYGALSATSILSNVLYEIETLASNVIRATEAYEGYLKAQA; encoded by the coding sequence ATGGAAAACAAATCCTCAGCCCATTACCAACGTTTATTCCGCCAGCGCCTGCGTGATCAGGGCCTGGTGAAAAAGGAAGTCTGGATACTGCCGGAGAACGCCCAGGCGTTGCTGGCGGTTGAACGCAAACTGCGTCAGCCCTCAGAAGGGCTGGCTCCTGTGGAAAAGGATGGAGAAATGAGCATGCCGCAGATCTGGAATGCCCGATCGCTGTGCCAGGCCCTGGTAGCCACCGAGTTGTTCAGCAGTGGCGAAGCCAGCGTTGAACTGCTGGAGGGTGCCGAGCCGAGCTTGCACGTGACCATGCGCGAATACGGCGACCTGCCGTTGTTCGTGGCCCTGTCCGGCGAGCAGATCCTGGTGGAGGCGCTGCTGTGGCCGCAAAGCGAAGTGACCGATGTGGCCGCGTTCAACGAGGAAGTGTTGCTCAGCCGCCAGTTGTTCCCGCTGTCGAGCATCGGCCTGGAAACCCGCTTTGGCGGTGAGCGCCACTACATGATGTACGGCGCCCTGAGCGCAACCTCGATTCTCTCCAACGTGCTCTACGAGATCGAAACCCTGGCCAGCAACGTGATCAGGGCAACCGAGGCCTACGAAGGCTACCTGAAGGCTCAGGCCTGA
- a CDS encoding EAL domain-containing protein, with the protein MHSLKVLILEDNSFQLMALHQMLNANGVFNVLTAESVEAARRSLDSKGPVDIAICDLYLEQADGLELIRDLARQERARALIILSDAEEDVLEGAAGMARELGLKVLGCLPKPASVTVIGDLLTAYQQHSRQGAPAPDQALLRDLLGLEPFSLDSVTQEEGLAAILGHGVAHFQPVIQPHGELQGVEALARWQHPERGLLMPGEFLPLIEFAGLQEIFTWHMLEQALELAAGVKLVMGHSLPVAVNIPIGILERPLFPRQLEALLRRFEVPARLLTLEIIDTTRLQTDTAHVEALLRLRMIGCKLSIGDFGIGGTSLQRLLELPFTELKIPPVFVAGMAADERKVALVGGAMNMARRMSLGVVVAGIESEADYKAAKALGAAHLQGCFLAGPMSAAQMRQWLAQALDRGAEGAGAEGLCA; encoded by the coding sequence ATGCATTCGCTTAAAGTGCTGATTCTCGAAGATAACTCGTTCCAATTGATGGCCCTGCACCAGATGCTCAACGCCAATGGCGTGTTCAATGTGCTGACCGCCGAGAGTGTCGAGGCCGCGCGGCGTTCGCTGGACAGCAAGGGGCCGGTGGATATCGCCATCTGCGACCTGTACCTGGAGCAGGCCGACGGGCTGGAGTTGATCCGTGACCTGGCCCGCCAGGAGCGGGCCCGGGCGCTGATCATCCTCAGCGATGCTGAAGAGGATGTGCTGGAGGGGGCGGCCGGCATGGCCCGGGAGCTGGGCCTGAAAGTGCTGGGCTGCCTGCCCAAGCCGGCCTCGGTGACGGTGATCGGCGACTTGCTCACGGCCTACCAGCAGCACTCCAGGCAGGGGGCGCCGGCGCCGGATCAGGCGTTGCTGCGGGACTTGCTCGGGCTGGAGCCGTTTTCCCTCGACAGCGTCACCCAGGAGGAAGGGCTGGCGGCGATCCTGGGCCACGGCGTGGCGCATTTCCAGCCGGTCATCCAGCCCCACGGCGAGCTCCAGGGGGTCGAGGCCCTGGCCCGTTGGCAGCACCCCGAGCGCGGGCTGCTGATGCCCGGGGAGTTTCTGCCATTGATCGAGTTCGCCGGCCTGCAGGAGATCTTTACCTGGCACATGCTGGAACAGGCCCTGGAGCTGGCGGCCGGGGTGAAGCTGGTGATGGGCCATTCGTTGCCGGTGGCAGTGAACATTCCCATCGGCATCCTTGAACGGCCGCTGTTTCCCCGTCAGCTGGAGGCCTTGCTCAGGCGTTTCGAAGTGCCAGCCCGGCTGCTGACCCTGGAAATCATCGACACCACCCGGCTACAGACCGATACCGCCCATGTGGAGGCGCTGCTGCGCCTGCGGATGATCGGCTGCAAATTGTCCATCGGCGACTTCGGCATCGGCGGCACCAGCCTGCAGCGCCTGTTGGAACTGCCCTTTACCGAGTTGAAGATTCCCCCGGTGTTCGTGGCGGGCATGGCGGCCGACGAGCGCAAGGTGGCCCTGGTCGGTGGGGCGATGAACATGGCCCGGCGCATGTCCCTGGGAGTGGTGGTGGCCGGGATCGAGAGCGAGGCCGACTATAAGGCGGCCAAGGCCCTGGGGGCAGCCCATCTGCAGGGCTGCTTCCTGGCCGGGCCGATGAGCGCTGCCCAGATGCGCCAGTGGCTGGCGCAGGCGCTGGACCGGGGTGCTGAGGGGGCTGGCGCTGAGGGCCTGTGTGCCTAG